The genomic segment TAGACGTCTAATGAACGTTGATGTAGGGAATCCTCAAGATGTCTCCCCGCCAGAAGGCTGACCCGCGTCGGAGTAAGCCACATATAACAAAGGTAAGGTTCTCTATTGGTGAGGAACATGCTTTGCGTAACGATCCGAAGTTTTCAAAGGCAACGAACCTTCGGGTCCACTTTGTCCGCGAGATAGCCTTGGAAGGCCGCCAGGATGACTGAGCGCCGAGAGCCAAGACCGAGAATCGAGCGAGTGTGGGATTTCAGACCGACCTCCATATTGAAGAGGCGCATCGGTCTTCAATCGATAGACACTGAGTGACCTATATAGAGATAATGTGCGCTCATCAACTTCTAAAACCAAGGGAGAATCAATCGTTCTTTCGCTCAAGTGAGGGATGAAGATTTAGCTCATCCCATCGGGAATATCGCGATCTCCCCGACCCGAAAGGATGCGGGAACTTAGTTTCGTTCTCGCGTTTGGCATTTACACTCGAGCACGGACGAACTTGAGGGACTTCCGGCTACCAGAGTCTAACAATTACTTACCCTCCGAGACGTCTGACATCTGGCTCCCGCTCACCAGCACCAGTCTGTGCTCGGCATGATCCCTCCGCTGCAAGATAGTCTTCCGTAGATAAGGAACTCGCGGACGGACATGGCAAGATATGCGCAAAGTCTGTCGGCCGAAACGAGGGCTTCTTTGCCGAGTAAGAATGTTAGATGGCTTTTAAAGTGTTTGCTTGGTCAAGCTCCTTCGCTAGTGCCTATGGGCACATCCTGCTGTTTCTTTCCCCCTCGAAGAATCGCTTCGTCAACAAACCCATGCCACACAAATCCCCCCTCCAGTTTACATCAAAATCTCCGGCACGACAATGTCAGATCCTCTTGAGCTGGAGCTCGATCGCCCGAAGAGGAATTCCAGAATGATTGAGAAGTTTGATGACGAGATCAAGGTCGCGGGGGTGGTAGACCAGCAACCGGTTGTCTCGAGGAGAGAGTCGGTCCAAAGCGATACGTATGGATCATCTGCCGGCGCCACAACCTTCGACAAGAAGCTCCTCTACAAACTCGATATGCGTCTAATGATTGCCATGTTCTTTTTGAACTTCTTGTCGTTAATGGGCCGCACAAATATCGGAGCCGCACTGATCCGGCAACTTCCACAAGATCTTCATCTCGACGCGATGAAGGTGTTTATCGTTCTCACGATGCCAGCGGCGCCGTTGATCCTATTCGAGGTGCCAAGTAATCTACTTATGCGCTTTCTGAATCGCAAGTTCAACTTCCCATACTTGTGGTACATGTGTACTCTCGACATATTACTGGGTAAGTCTATATTTGTCACCGAGTCGTGTTATGCGGGGGGTTATTGTAAAATTGAACGCAGAAGCTTCGGCTATCATGACCGAGCTGTGTTGATGGGCATGCTAATGATAAGTACAGGTATAATCACGATCGGCCAAGGATTCGTCAAGACATTCGATCAGATGATAGCCACCCGATTCTTCGTTGGTGTCTTCGATGCAGGTCTCATCCCTGGCTGCGTCTTCTTGTGTTCTCTTTACTACCCTCCAAGGCATCTTCAATGGAGACTTGGACTGATTACTGTCGCCAATATCTGTTCAAATATTGCCGGGAACTTTCTTGCATACGCAATCGCCAACATCCAAACCACTGAGAATTTCAAAGGGTGGAGATGGTACGATTCCAATTCCCGCATTATTTTTCGAAACGGCTCTAACATCTcgtaggatctttattattgAGGGTATCTTCACTGTGGTAGCTTCTCTGGCCTGCCTTCCTGCTAATGTTGGACCTCCGGAGAAGGCCAAGTTCTTGACGGAAGAAGAAAAGCGACTTATCAGAAATTCAGTCGAAATACGCAGCACAGAGATCGGTGTTGTAGCAGAGTGGAAAATGTTTTTCACAAACCCCCTCAATTACTGCTGGGCTGCCCTCTACTGCTTCACGACTACAACCGCTTACTCAGTTTCCATCTTTTCTCCGTCCTTTGTCAAGTCCTTTCACCCGGAGCTCAGCGCTGCAGATGTACAGGCGCAGATTGTTCCCATCTTCGTGGTGGCTGCTGTGGCATGTCTTACAACTGCTTACGCAGCTGACCGTCTCAACCACCGCGCGGCCTTCGGCCTTGGCGGCTTCATTTTCACCATCGTTGGCTACGCAATCTTGAGGCAAGATGAACACGAAAGCACAAATGTGACCATGATGGCGCTGTACTTCATCGCCTTCGGCACCTTCATCACTCTTCCCATGATCTGGATCTTGACTATGCAAAACTTGCAGACGCCTTTCCAGCGAGCCATTGGGAGCGGCTTTGTGGTTGGAGTTGGGAACACATCAGGCTACATCTCAGCCTGGATATTTAAGACAAGCGACGGCCCGTATTACAAGAATGGCATGACGATCAGCATGATCCTAGTCGTAATTGCATTTGCCATTCTTTCGACAACTTGGCTTTACATCGAGATGCATAATAGGAGGCTTGATAGAGAGGAGAGATTGCATCCGTCTGCGGGAGCTGGAACCAAGAGGCTTACCGGGCGAAGTTTCCGGTACAAGGCATAGTTTATCGTCACTTTATTACACTTGGAAGGTTCCGACATTCGGCCTGGACGTTCCCAAGCCCTTGGGCGTGTTTGAAGCCCGACACGCCCCTATATTTCATGTCGCCGATCTGAATATGTCAAGCATGTTTCCGACTATTTTGCTCTTGAGCTGTGATGAACTTCCATTTCTAAGTGTCGGGATCCCTGTGATGATTGTGTAGTGTTACCTGCCACCACCTCATGCAGCTAGATAACCTCATTTTCGTTCCGAATGATCTCGATACGAGCCCATATCCAATCAGATGTGGCTGACAACGCATTACTATTTCCCCGCGGGCCTCACTGCGGTGTGACGTCTAGATCGCCGAATCCTAAAGAACCGAATTCAAAAACCCACATAACCCTGATACCCGGTCAAGGGCATTATTCACGTCTCCATTTCACTTTCTCTTCGTGTCACGAGGAATCGACTACTGACATTTTGTCGCCTTTATTCTGATAATTCAAACTTCCAAGAAAGACATGGCAGTCACGTCCACACTTTACACTCCCTTGGTGGAAACCCATTTCTACTCCACAGGTGGTTACCAGCTCTCCACTGTGTATACCTTGCAGCCACAAACGACACCCTTCACACCGAGAGATAGTACCTGTTCCATAATtattggtatccctattacagggtagttggttcgaaccgtagttaacgaagagattaattgaactatataaatatctgcgtcgtaggtataaaaaggaggttctaactataagttaggctagttacgataattataaatagggcccctaattagcccctgcgcagtcggctatatgccatagttaaattagacttctaatttaatactaactttctcttttttttattaatttaattactacggttagaggtataatttgacctcgggcccgtttactaagtcgtctccttttcccccttttttttactctttttatataacctatccctctatttatataataacttttctactacttataaattattctaatcccttatttagtactacttttataaaagcgtttacgaagttatttttactattaatctaacggatcttaagtatctcgcgcctttcgtataattacttaagggctataatatcgattataagcctcttttctttcgtcgttcttaatttaataaggtattcgtatagcgagtaagaattagtataaataaccgttagaataagtaaaaggctaattcgatcggtaatcttctttagcgttattaaaattatataaaagaggttaacgccgttaactatactataaacctccgatattaatatacttcttattactcgcttatttttagttaataagtaatagattatattactatatatagtaaattcgctctcgcctatactctcgttaactaggataataatgtaccctaattacgaaataaggtcgttattattcgtaaataacctattaataaagacgtagagcttattagtcgcAGGGtcgattaagtagtaaacgagacctcgatcgagattcgtttattactacttaagccgcttattaagtactttaatatctcgtttagttagatctatagcctatactaccctagcgtaattaaaaattactttaagctaataaatacttataatatatacccctcgcgcgagcttagccttatattacttcttaatattaattacgttcggattaacgaggttaatcttcttaccctaccccttttattaaaaaataacggtctcccctttaattataaaaatcccgttattaaatactaagggggtatttattataaagacctcttttagctttactacgaagcccgctttttagagctccttatcctccttttttataaagttaatattagataggcttaatatatcgtcggtctatattctaacgatcctaaattagttactttcgtactccgtaactagtaaatacgggtcgtacgtagaggtaattattaatagttaattaatataaaaatcgtaataggtagcctactaataggtgcctaattctacgagcctatatagtagcttaagcactttaataatcgtactttttaagtacttactagccatttcttttagtaaataggctaggattttccttataagccctgtggccgattaggtataggcctaggtaatattacggctctaaatctcgtatcccttcttccgtagtaatactattaatactattattaatcgttagctatagcgctatatagtgggcgattatataagtagcgttgcctttttaacgtcgccgtacccctaaattacgtatctagacttctcgtacgggtagggtgttctttttttttaattttacgaactatttataatttaaatatgcggaggtttatatatttttttaggtcgtataagataaatcgatagacccctcgattataaagagtatctacttcgataagatctaatcccttatacggctttttagtagttataattataccttctttacgtagtttaaccgctagctcgaaatcggctttctcttttattatataaaaggtattaattacctcgtcgctagtaataaattgccgcattagggcttactattgtggttttttataacgtcttgctagtagtattagtgcccttttagcaatttccttttcctcgtcgtttattagtactattataacgatttcgttaaggataatttcctatgcctctactacgggttatatagtttcccctagctctttttctttttataagttagaaattacctcgttaagatctatatagtacggtctaactattataattaatacttcgagtagctagttacgatctcttgcgactatataagagcgctcgttaatagaaattaacttatatagcctagcctactattaagtaatttcgcgctatacttatatatccgaatttagtaatatatttagattatcccttatattgggcctattacgcgtagtaattacttcgttaacttgcttttttatacttacctcgcgcaatactcgtattattttttcaattacttaggctcgttagcttatatttagcgacggtagcgaggctaaggtcgttcttaaatatactctaaatactaatagcgttagtataagtccgttaggccctatagtattattataatatttaagtactatctagaggcattcgtcgtcagtaaaatccggattttcctctttaataattctaaacgccctttttaattattaatatactctctttacttttttaatactatagtgcgctttaataggtacgacttttagctatatactataggccgtcgtattatccctaaattttactaacttaaagctagtactagcgtcggttctaataccgtctagcggtccctagtatatatcgatctagcttttttatagggctacctatactatttttatttatagatcccggaggaattgccctacttagaaagatatagctacgttgattatatatagtactagctaactatttaagtaaaagatattaacgacgatttcctaattaaagttaagcttattacgcaatttaaacttaaatctacgtaggctttgcgcatttatttagtattagtaatatacttttattaactactctagcgcccctatttcgatattattattatctaattactttaagaagttatatagcctcgtaactaacgggtacctaaatctctggtatagttttctaagcttactttttattaagtaattaatcgactttgtgtcgttagtaagctttataaacgtatacccctatcgtcgttcgactacctcgaagtgcttaccgctagagattctattcctcgtattattaaatataatacctagtcgatctatgtcttttagatataagagaaatggggtattaacgagtaaaatataaaaagttatcgttccgaagtgcgtctctacttttactatacctagggcgacgatttccttacttaggccgaaactaatctctataatacccgctattaacgtattaagcgttattagtgcgatcttttatagtacttagaattacccttttcctctagttaactattgtaataccctagtatttagaataatcctatataaattatctaagccgtacttttcgctcgcgtagaatacttatataagcttaatatttaagggatctaagtagtataaaaaggacccctctagctacccctagatttacttagtactatattccttttttttagatattaagagaaatagcgtcttctctttaattattaagagaataggcttcggccttattagatttgcccttttagccgcctctatatccgttatttaagggaccttcccttactatccgtaaataaaagcctacttattaaaaacctttactaccctctattcgtttagcctcgtatatcctctagaggctaacggggcgaaaaaagagtagttaatatcgtcgatttcgttatagtctaattcgttaatatagggggtaagatcttctttattttctaaatctcctatAAGGGGTGTATATTTtaggctactactttagctactattactaagttctatacccccggatctgcccttatatataacgaggaattagttaaaccgacgagggctagttttattatctattaccctcgaccttttatactattcgtacgatttagtacgctctttctcaaagtagttacttaactaatatctatcctttttataaatataatattacttcttttattaccctacttataagttaaatctctgcctatttaacgaatctaggcctctttactagcgattactatatctagcctcttttccttttttattatacgttcgatcgacttaatattactaataagggccgtcgtacgcttagaggtaggtttaacgcggtattctcgctttaatattaaaactagatcttagcctcgagtagagcg from the Colletotrichum lupini chromosome 3, complete sequence genome contains:
- a CDS encoding major facilitator superfamily transporter, with the protein product MSDPLELELDRPKRNSRMIEKFDDEIKVAGVVDQQPVVSRRESVQSDTYGSSAGATTFDKKLLYKLDMRLMIAMFFLNFLSLMGRTNIGAALIRQLPQDLHLDAMKVFIVLTMPAAPLILFEVPSNLLMRFLNRKFNFPYLWYMCTLDILLGIITIGQGFVKTFDQMIATRFFVGVFDAGLIPGCVFLCSLYYPPRHLQWRLGLITVANICSNIAGNFLAYAIANIQTTENFKGWRWIFIIEGIFTVVASLACLPANVGPPEKAKFLTEEEKRLIRNSVEIRSTEIGVVAEWKMFFTNPLNYCWAALYCFTTTTAYSVSIFSPSFVKSFHPELSAADVQAQIVPIFVVAAVACLTTAYAADRLNHRAAFGLGGFIFTIVGYAILRQDEHESTNVTMMALYFIAFGTFITLPMIWILTMQNLQTPFQRAIGSGFVVGVGNTSGYISAWIFKTSDGPYYKNGMTISMILVVIAFAILSTTWLYIEMHNRRLDREERLHPSAGAGTKRLTGRSFRYKA